One Stenotrophomonas maltophilia R551-3 genomic window, AAACGACCGGCGAACTGAGTCAGCGTGCGTAGTGCGTGCGGAATCGCGATCAGGTTGAAGGCGTTGAGCCCGCGCCCTTCGAACCACTCGCTGAGGGTGGCGGTCTGCGGGTCGGTCGGCACTGCGAACGGCACCTGGGTGATGACCACCGTGGTGCAGGCTTCGCCAGGCAGGTCGAGGCCTTCGCCGAACGAGTTCAGTCCGAACAGCACCGAGCCTTCGCCTGCCGCCACGCGGCGCAGATGCTCGTCGATCAGCCGGGTCTTGGACATCTCGCCCTGCACCAGCACCTGCTTGCGGCGCGCGGCCGACATCAGCCCGGCCACCTTCTCCATCTTCCAGCGCGAGGTGAACAACACCATCGAGCCCTTGGCCCAGTCCAGTTCGGTGTCGAGGTAGCGCGCCACTTCGCGCGGATGGCCTTCGCGGTCGTCCGGCGTGACCGGGAACTTCGGCACGATCAGCTCGGCCTGGTTGGGCAGGTCGAACGGCGATGACAGCGAGACCATCTCGGCCTCTTCGGGAATGCCGTTGTCGATCGCCAGCGACTGGAAATCGCCACCGCCGGTCAACGTCGCCGAGGTCATCACCACCGAATCCACTTCATCCCACAGCAGCTTGCGCAGCACGTGCGCGGCCGATACCGGCGAGCCGTGCAGCACCAGATCGCCGTCGCGGGTGGCGGTGACCCAGCGTGCCATCGGCGGCGCGCCGTCCTTGTCTTCGCGGCGCCACGCCTGCCACAGGTTGTACTGCTGCTCGATCATTTCCAGCGCCATGCCCAGGTTGCGCTGCAGGCGCTCGCGCGCGGCATCGCCCTGCTTGCCCTTGGCCACCTGCGCGGTGGCGGCATGCGCCCAGTTGTAGAGGCTGCGGGTGTCGTCGGCCAGCGCTTCGATCGGCTCGCGCCAGGCCTCGGGCAGGCGGCCGTTGGCCGCGCGCCACATCGGCTCTTCATCGGCCGGTGCCGGCATCCACACCCGTTCGATGTGGTCGCGGAACGCACGCAGCTGCTTGGCCACGTTGCTGGCCACGTCGATCGCTTCGTTGGGCAGCAGGTTGCCCAGGCGATCCTTGTCGACCGCGCGGTAGGCACCGGCAATCAGGATCTGCAGGCGGCCTGTGCGCTTGGCCATCTCGTCCAGCGCCAGGCTGGCCGCGCCCTGGTCGATCGCCACGTTGCCGATGTGATGGCCTTCGTCCAGCACCAGCAGCATGTCCGACGGCGGTGCGATCAACGGCTGGCCGTTGTCGCTGTCGCCGATCGACAGCGCCGACAGCAGCAGCGCGTGGTTGGTGACCACGATCTGTGCGTCACGCACCGTATTGCGCGAACGCAGCACCGCGCACTGCGCCGAATAGGCACAGCGGCGCCCGGCACAGCCCGAGGCCGGCGTGGTGATGCGGCTGCGCAGGCCGGGACTGATGGTCTCCGGCGCGTTGTCGATGTCGCCATCCCAGCTGCCGCCGGTGAAGGCATCGGTCAGGCGCTTGGCGATGTCCATCTCGATCGGCGCCAGCGGCCGGTCGAACAAGGGCGCGTCATCCTCGAACATGCCGCCCTGGGAACCCTCGCCCTGCGCTTCGGCAGCGTTGCGCGTGCACAGGTAGCGGGTACGGCCCTTGGCCAGCGCGACGGTCGCTTCCAGGCCGGTGGCTTTCAGGAAATTCGGAATGTCGCGCTCGACCAGCTGCGACTGCAGCGCCACGGTACCGGTGCTGATCACCAGCTTCTTCTTGCTGGCCAGCGCGATCGGTACACCTGCGGTGAGGTAGCCCAGGCTCTTGCCAACGCCGGTGGGCGCTTCGACCACGCCGACGCCACCGCTTTTCGACAGCGCACGCGACACCACGCCGATCATCTGGCTCTGCGAGCGGCGGGTGGAGAAGCCGGGCGTATTGGCCTGCAGCGTCGTGTACGCCTTGCGGATCGCGTCCTTCAAGGGGTCATCGAGCGTGCGCGGAGCGGCGACGGTTTCGGTCACGCCGGGAAGTACCGTGGCTGGATCGGGCCGGTCATTGTCGCATGGCCGGCCGCGTTCACCGTCGCTGGCACCCTGAACGGGCCAGCGACGACGCCAGACGGCGGTCACGGTCCGATGGCCGGACCGCTCATGGGCCAGATACGCCGGGCATGGCCCGGCGCGACCGGTCAGGACGCCGGGATCGTGCGGGTACGCAGCAGGCGCACCAGCGCCCACACCAGCAGCACCACGCCGATGGCCTCGACCATCGCCAGCGCGAAGTGCAGCACGCCAAGGATGGCACTCATGCCCGAGATGGCGTCGAAGTTGCCGCTGTTGATCAACCACATCGGCAGGATGCCGGCGGCCATGCCGCCGAGGCTGGACAGCAGCAACAGCACCAGACCGACCAGGGCGCCGGTGCGGGTGGCATCACGCGGTGCGCCGACCACCCAGACCAGGCCCACGCACAGTGCGATCAGCACCGGCAGGCGCACGCCCACGATGCTCAGCACCGTCACCATCAGGGTCGTGTTGTCCATCGATCAGTCCTCGCCGGCAAGCACGGCGGCACCTTGCCGCAGCGTCTGGTAGACCTCGTCGGTCTGCGGACGTACACCGTGCCACTGCAGGAAGCTCTCGGCGGCCTGCTCGACCAGCATGCCCAGGCCATCCACGGTATTGCGGCAGTTCGCTGCGCGCGCCCAGGCCAGGAAGGCGATGGCGGCCTCGCCGTAGTTCAGGTCGACGGCGGTGGTCATCGAGTTGACCAGCGACAGCGGCAGCTTGAACTCGACGTCGCGGTCGCGGCCGGCCGAGGTGGCGTTGACGATCAGCTCGAAGTCGCCCAGCTCGCGCAGGTCTTCCCAGTAGCGGCTGATCGCGCGGCCCGGCTCGCCCATGGCATCGATCAGTTCATCGGCGCGTTCCGGCGTGCGGTTGACCACCACCAGTTCGGTGATTCCAGCATCGAGGAAGGCCGGAGCGACGCTGCGCGCGGAGCCACCGGCACCGATCAGCAGCATGCGGCGGCCACGCAGGTCCAGGCCGTGGCGGTCGGTCAGGTCGCGCACCAGGCCGATGCCGTCGGTGGTGTCACCGTGCCAGCGGTCGCCCTTGCGCAGCAGCGTGTTGACCGAACCGGCGCGGCGCGCACGTGCAGTCAGCGTGGTGCACACCGAGAACGCGGCTTCCTTGTGCGGCGAGGTGACGTTGGCGCCGACACCGCCGTCGGCGGCGAACGCCTCCAGGCCGGCCAGGAACGCATCCGGGGCCAGGTCGATCGCGCGGTAATCCACCGCGATGCCTTCCTGGCGACCGAACGTCGCGTGGATCTGCGGCGACTTCGAGTGGGCAACGGGGTGTCCGAAGACGGCGTAACGGTCGGTCATGGAATCCTCAAGCTGGCTAGACTGGTGCTCTTTCGTGCACGGACCCGGATGATGCGCATCACCCCGCCCCTGCTGGTGCTTGCCGCCAGTCTACTCTCTGCCCCCGTGGCGATGGCGTTGAACGAGTACGGCATCGAAGGCATGGGCGTGGTCTCGACCCGCGCCGACGAGGGCCGCGCCACGATCAGTGCCGATGGCCAGCGCATCGTCTTCGCCCGCCGTGGCGAAGCTGGCTGGAGCCTGTGGGAGGCGCGCGTGGTGGCCGGCCGCTGGCAGCAGGCGCAGGCCTTGCCGGTAGGCGTGGCCGGTGAGGCCCGTGATCCCTACTTCAGCCGCGACGGCCGCTGGCTGCTGTTCGCGGCCGGCCGCGAGGGCAAGCTGGCGCTGTATCGGGCCGCTCTCGCCACCGATGGCCGACTGGGTACCGCGCAGCTGCTGGCGGGCGACGCGGGCCGCCGGGAAGAGCGTGGGCCGGCCCTGAGCGCGGATGGCAGGCAGCTGTTGTTTGCCCGCCAGCAGGGCCGTGGCGCCGGCTGGGACCTGTTCGTGGCGACGCTGGATGCGCAGGGACTGCGTGGCCCGGCCAGCGCACTGAGCGCGTTGAACAGCGCCGACGACGAGACCGACGGCGACTGGCTGGGGCATGACGGCGCCGTGGTGTTCAGCCGCGGCAACGGCACGACCACGCAGGTGTGGAGCAGCGGCTGCGCGTGGAGCGGCGTGGCGCTGCAGCCGCTGGGTCTATCGTTCAACCAGGCCGGCGGCTGGACCGGCGCGCCGATGATCGACAACGCCAAGCCCGGCGAGATGATGGTCGCCAGCAGTGCGGCGAAGGCACCGCGTGCCGGGGGCGTGGATGTGTACCGGTTGGCCGTGCCGAAGGTGGCGGCGGTGGCCGGGTGCCTACCAGGCGCACGGTGACGGCGAACGCCAACCAAGGTTGGCACCCACCCGTCAGCGCGACAACACCTTGGCGCGCTGCTGTTCGTACTCCACCTCGCTCAGCTGGCCGTTGTCCTTGCGCTGGTTAAGCGCGGCCAGTTCGGCCTGCACGCTGTCCGGCAGGGCCTGTTCACGGGCGACATGGCGGGCGGCGGAGAGCTGCTCCGGCGGGCGCTTGCCGGCCCACCAGGCAGCGATGAAGACACCGACGATGATGGCGCCGAACACCAGCGTACCGATGCCCCAGATCAGCCATTGCATCCATCCCAGTTCGGGGCCCATCGCGTAATCCTCCGTCTATCGTGGCGCTATTGTCAGCGCTCGCGCAGCCATCGCGCCACCTGCGGCGCGAAATAGGTCAGCACGCCATCGGCGCCGGCCCGCTTGAAGCCCAGCAGCGACTCCAGCACGCAGGCGCGCTCGTCCAGCCAGCCATTGGCGAAGGCGGCTTTCATCATCGCGTACTCGCCGCTCACCTGGTAGGCGAAGGTCGGCACGCCGAA contains:
- a CDS encoding TolB family protein, producing MMRITPPLLVLAASLLSAPVAMALNEYGIEGMGVVSTRADEGRATISADGQRIVFARRGEAGWSLWEARVVAGRWQQAQALPVGVAGEARDPYFSRDGRWLLFAAGREGKLALYRAALATDGRLGTAQLLAGDAGRREERGPALSADGRQLLFARQQGRGAGWDLFVATLDAQGLRGPASALSALNSADDETDGDWLGHDGAVVFSRGNGTTTQVWSSGCAWSGVALQPLGLSFNQAGGWTGAPMIDNAKPGEMMVASSAAKAPRAGGVDVYRLAVPKVAAVAGCLPGAR
- the dinG gene encoding ATP-dependent DNA helicase DinG, whose amino-acid sequence is MTETVAAPRTLDDPLKDAIRKAYTTLQANTPGFSTRRSQSQMIGVVSRALSKSGGVGVVEAPTGVGKSLGYLTAGVPIALASKKKLVISTGTVALQSQLVERDIPNFLKATGLEATVALAKGRTRYLCTRNAAEAQGEGSQGGMFEDDAPLFDRPLAPIEMDIAKRLTDAFTGGSWDGDIDNAPETISPGLRSRITTPASGCAGRRCAYSAQCAVLRSRNTVRDAQIVVTNHALLLSALSIGDSDNGQPLIAPPSDMLLVLDEGHHIGNVAIDQGAASLALDEMAKRTGRLQILIAGAYRAVDKDRLGNLLPNEAIDVASNVAKQLRAFRDHIERVWMPAPADEEPMWRAANGRLPEAWREPIEALADDTRSLYNWAHAATAQVAKGKQGDAARERLQRNLGMALEMIEQQYNLWQAWRREDKDGAPPMARWVTATRDGDLVLHGSPVSAAHVLRKLLWDEVDSVVMTSATLTGGGDFQSLAIDNGIPEEAEMVSLSSPFDLPNQAELIVPKFPVTPDDREGHPREVARYLDTELDWAKGSMVLFTSRWKMEKVAGLMSAARRKQVLVQGEMSKTRLIDEHLRRVAAGEGSVLFGLNSFGEGLDLPGEACTTVVITQVPFAVPTDPQTATLSEWFEGRGLNAFNLIAIPHALRTLTQFAGRLIRTSTDTGRVVILDSRLLTRRYGKRIIDALPPFKRVIG
- the aroE gene encoding shikimate dehydrogenase, which codes for MTDRYAVFGHPVAHSKSPQIHATFGRQEGIAVDYRAIDLAPDAFLAGLEAFAADGGVGANVTSPHKEAAFSVCTTLTARARRAGSVNTLLRKGDRWHGDTTDGIGLVRDLTDRHGLDLRGRRMLLIGAGGSARSVAPAFLDAGITELVVVNRTPERADELIDAMGEPGRAISRYWEDLRELGDFELIVNATSAGRDRDVEFKLPLSLVNSMTTAVDLNYGEAAIAFLAWARAANCRNTVDGLGMLVEQAAESFLQWHGVRPQTDEVYQTLRQGAAVLAGED